The following DNA comes from Solea solea chromosome 6, fSolSol10.1, whole genome shotgun sequence.
CTGGCTGCCCGGTGAGCTCAGCACTTACTCGCACATAATCACGTGGCAGCCGTTTCATTCATATACTGCGTCAGTAGCTTCAGTTTGCGTGTGTTTTTCCTCGTCGTATCCAACTTTTTAGCTCCCGaaagctaacgttagccagCTGAGACGCCCGGTGGCAGTACTCACTTGTAGCTGGCTGCGGATTGTTTGTTGCACGTGCACTCGGGTCTAAATCACGACCAGGTTCTTCCTTAGTGTCTGAAAATTatatcattgattcatttttattacagTGTCCGcttattttccatttccattaatCGTGCATCTTTCTATTTCCAATAAACAAATCCAAAACGTGAACCCGAGCACGGTAGAAAAACGGTTTGCCTCTCAATCAGCAACACCTGAGTAAAGTGACAGGTGATTTAAATAACCCAGCGTGACCCAGGGCCGGTGTCAGCCTCAGGcagaatataagaaaataaatacaatcccCCTAGTGGTTGGGGGGAAACTCACAATTAAAAAATGAGACATGGCTCCTACAGTAAACGGTTTCATGCCAATGTACGTGAACGTGATTTACTAATGACTATCAATGTACCAATGTACAGTATTAAAGTTTGAATACCTCTATCTCCCAGGTGACTGAAGCTGTCACACCCATCACCCGGGTTACACGTGTTTGAAGTGAGGAGCCCACACACAAGACGCCATGTTGTCCTCGTGTGGAGACGAGGAAGCAAAACAAGGCACTGAAACAGCCGAGTCACCACAGTGTCCCTGCACTGACGCCACCAGTGCGgacatcatcactgtcaccATAGGAGCCACCGTCCCCACAGGGTTCGAACCCACTGCAGCCGAGGAGGTCAAGGAGAAGATTGGGGTGGATGCAAGGATCAGCAAGGATCGTGGTCGTATATATTTTCCAATATCAACTGACAAGCTTTTCCAGGTAAGATAAAAGACTCAAAGCCAGGGGTTTTGACCTACTGGGTTGTTTCTTTAGGTCCTGATCCTTAGAAATATAAGAGTTTAACTATTCTGCCACTCTTAGGTTCATCATCTGAAGTCTGTGGACAACCTGTTTGTTGTGGTAGAGGAATATGATCATTACCAGTTCAAGGAATCAAAGGTAACCAACTCATTTTTGGACCACAATAATCCAACTGTTGACCTTTCTTTGGAAAAGAcaatatttaaattgtgtttctaACAAAATGACTCACATGTCATCCACTTCAATATATTTCAAACTTTGGTCTTAACTGGGTTGAAATCAGAACGTTGCTGTCCATGGAAACATAGTCGTTGTCAGAGCTGcaaacattgttgttttctttttaaatacaggaGGAGGCATTATCTGAGTTTCAGCAGCTTGCCTCCAAGCTTCCCTGGACGAATGCCCTTGAGGTCTGGAAACTAAATGGAGCtctaaaaaagaagaaaggacaCCGAAAAGGAGGGAGTGGCGCCAAAGTAAAATCCAACCGTGAGACCAGTGACGCAGCCACGGCCAGCACTGAGCAACAAGAGCTACCTGAGGCTGTGTCCCTCGCTGAAGGCCAGATAACATCTGATGGCTCACCTGACGTAGAGTCCGGCACACAAGAAGAGGCCACGCCCGAGGCCACGCCCAAGGCCAAACTCATTAAGTTTCGTGTGACATGCAACAGGGCGGgtgacaaacacagcttttCCTCTAATGAGGCGGCCAGAGACTTTGGCGGAGCCGTGCAAGATTTCTTCCAGTGGAAAGCGGATATGACAAAGTTTGACATAGAGGTATGCGTTGCTTGTTTCGAACAGGACTGACGCAAAGTGAATtccaccgcagcagcagcagcagcagcagcagccaaaaaAAACCAAGGGAAAACCTAATATATAGTTAAGGGagtaacaaaacacaaaataacatctCGGCTGCGTCATGTTGATCTTTTTTGGTCCACATGTGCGTTTGTTCCCCTTAATTAAAGACTAGAGTAGATGTTAACGTTGCTGAAGTCTATCCATTATTGTTTTAGCGTTACAGTCTAACAAAAGTTCGTttttatacaatatacagtCGTATTGTACTGTGTGTGCTTCTCTGCTGCAGGTTCTACTGAACATCCACAATGAGGAAGTGGTGATTGGCATCGCACTCACCGAGGAGAGTCTTCACAGGAGAAACATCAGTCACTTTGGACCCACTACTCTGCGCTCCACCCTATGTTATGGCATGCTCAGGTACcccactgtgtgtctgtctgccttcAGCCTCTGTTTTTGCTAAGAACTTTAGAGCTTGAGGTTCCGTCTGtgacccaaaaacaaacactcctgTTGTTCACACCTGGCCAAAGGTATGGCGCAAACTAAAAGATAAGAATGACTTTATTCATATATCCTGTAATTTTATATTCCTGGAGTGAAGTGCACCCGAGACAAGAATTTGGAAAGCACACATTGCCCTGACTGAATACTAGAGTATGCAATAACGTCGCACATGCCAAGAAAAACTGTTCTCTGTCACGCTGAAGTATTTGTTTTAGGGATTAACCAAAGGGACAAATTATCCACGTACGAAGATTTTCCATgaagaaaaaagcagcagcagcatgacgACTTAATACCATAGATAATAATAGTATGAGAGATTATATTAAGGTTTGACTACGTTTGAATTATACTTTTTAACGTGGCAGCCCATATGCAAGCAGAAAGGGAACTTAGCTTGTGACTGAAAGGTTGCCAGTTTGAGCCCCTGCCTTGTCAAGGACGATAATTTGTCTAGTACAAATTGACACGTCGTTTTTGAAGACCACTTTGTACATTTACGAAGCGAGCTACGGTGCTACTTCCTGATTGTCGCTTGCAAACTTCCTGTTTCGTAGCGAAATGGCAGCCAAATTACGACGGTTGCCTTGGCCACGGCCCTTTTTGAATCCCCAATCTTTGATAATGTTTTGCCATGTATCTCATGTATCTCTGCTGGGCAGTCGTCAGGCTCAGCACAGGAGAGAAACATGTTCAGCATAATTGGTTGATACtgtattctgacatttttaatttttctttttcattcatgttCTCGTTTCCGCTCAGGCTGTGTAATCCCCAACCAGCCGATGTAATAGTCGATCCAATGTGTGGGACTGGAGCCATTCCTCTGGAGGTGAGACTTAACTTCTAACCATGACCAAGACTTAATAACCATAaggtgtatataaatatattaaatccCTCTTTTATGACCTTAATGTTATATATAATCCAAACAGTGTCacaaaaacctaaaataaataaataaacaaaagataaGCATCATCAGGCTGCACCAAACTAAGGTGTCATGATGAGTTGTACTCAACATTGTATTCAGTGTTTGCCAAACTCTTGTGCAATTTCACCCATGCACAATGCCACTGTGAAACCTCGGCCCAGCCCCTTCTGTGGATGAAAAATACCCAAATACTCTGATTACTGGGTATTGCCAATTGTGACTTGTTCTTCTTCTGAGGAAGCGCATTTCTTGTAGAGGccttttaataacaataataataataataataactaactCCAGGCCACTAACAGTGTAATGCTTGTGTCATTTCTCCAGGGTGCCATTGAATTCAACAGTGCATTCTACATCGCTGGCGACAACAATGACATGGCGGTGAAACGCACGGTCAATAACGTGTGTCACATCCAGAAAAGGAGGGCAGAGAAGGGGAGGTGAGAATGGACGGATTAAAATCCTATACAGACCCAGGATAATCCAGATTGTTTTCACACCCCACACAGtagttaataccaggtctgaacagggtcatGAGAGTTTGTAACTGacgatcatcatcatctttggtatgtttttggatttttccaGTGTGTCTGCGTTGCCCATCGACACAGTGCAGTGGGATTTGTGCAGTTTACCCATACGGACCAGCTCTGttgacatcatcatcaccgaCATGCCCTTTGGGAAGAGGTATGTCAGTGAAGTCTCTGCTTTTGGACACGTCCGTGTTTCAGCCATGATATGAGCCAAGTCTGCATTAACCACAGCGTTGGCTGAGCAATGAAGAAGgtgtcattaaagctgcaggtGCAACACAATGCGAAGTTGACTCTCTGTGAAGTTAATTTCTTCCTGTTGTTATCTTAAAGAATTGGCTCCAGGAAGAAGAACTGGGACCTTTACCCGTCCTGTCTGAGAGAAATGGCTCGCGTGTGTCGGCCTGGCTCTGGAAAAGCCGTCCTGTTGACCCAGGACAAGAAATGCTTTGCCAAGGTAACCTTATTACAGATGGCAGGAATTTCAGCAAAGGTATTACACAGTTTCCAGGAAAGTAAGGTTACACGGAGTTGAACATTAGTCATGCTGCCAGCACTGTCGGCATACACATGCTctcttttccacctatggtcccagcgcGCCTCGACTTGTGCCGCGCATCGGCACGGCACaatttaggttggttttccacgaCAAAagtagtacctactcaacgtgggcggagtcatcactgcacagctgcacgaTGAAACTGCCgcgactttgttttacacgtgacacacacacacacacacaacagctgttgttttcagtgtaactgaatcattagaatcaagttaaaactttttgttcagtgcactaaatacaccagactcctctgttaaatatggagattttacacatttccctggtaatcgttggagatgaacccacgttttttaggattgttaagtctttttaactgatctacagttcggctttgattcttgtgtcggacgtctcttcctgtgacggcactctgaccaatcagtggtcggtattctggcgacgtcacgcatagtatcgcctcggACCGATTGGAACCTCACTagagcaggtactgaaaaaagtacctggtaccaggtactatgcgaGTTGAAATGCAACTTGTCTGGAAAGCGTAGGCTCATCAGCCTACGCTTTCCTTGTCAAGACGAGTCTTGACAACAGGCTCTATTGTTTAAAAAAGGAGACGGAGACGCTGCTGTGGCTTCACACGCCAAAAGAGATGAGGAAACCTTTGATTGATGTGATTTGGCACATTATCTTGTTGATGGTCAAATGTTATGAAATGAAAAGGATGAACATGGAGATCAACATTAACACAGAGAGGTTGTATTATTTAAACGATGATTGACTGGTGTTCATGGGCCCAGAGTATGTCACTATTCCACCACCACAAGCCCGGACGActggagcagcaggagaagcaggagaagcacaggtgttactgtgCGGACAGTGAGCCAGCGTGCACCCTAAAAtggaactcatccatcattcatttgattctTTACACTTGTAATTTTCACTAAAAGACAATATGACCGGTCAAAGTGGTTGCTGCACAAAGGGCCCATTGTGTCTTTTAAGAGGATTTTAAAATCACCACAGTTGTGACAATGATCAAAGATGTCACGTAAAAGCATTTGTGTTAGTTTACTTTACAATGGAGTGACTACATTCCTGTTCCACTTACAAAAGTGTCATTCTTGAACTGGCTGAAATTCTCAACCGGTGTTTGGGGATCATGGGTCTCAACTTATTTTGAGACAGGTTTACTAATAACCCGTGTAGAATATTTCCAAATGAgctttttaacccttagaacacagagtgttttggctgctttttccccattactatgttaaaacatacattatatacagaggttataaaaatgtttcttttatcctttttttccggcacaacctaggcaatctgatgacagatttatttcattttctcctactttataaacacacctgagcgaaAAGTACTCATAATGTTtcaaattggattgaatttgtgaaatctgCAAATACGTCAcggttcaaagttcactcggctcgtttttatgaacaaaaagaaaagaaaaagggtctaacacattttttaaagactGAATATGTGACAAACccgcaggatgtccatataaggagttgtgtattattcccacggcaaattaccatgggtgcacctgcggcacagatccatgccgcGTGAGCACTCAGGGTTAAAATGAGAAGTTTAATTTTTAAAGTTGGAGTTTATTATGAAATGCTTCTTTAAGTTCATGCATGCTCTATCCAGTCTTCTTTAGGCTTCTGCCAGTACGAGTTGCCACAGTTCAGCTGTAGATGAGTCATACTGAGCAGGTTGCCTTCCAACCTTCTGGTTGGCTCTGCCGATGTGCCCTTGGGCAAGACACGAAACACCAAATGGCTCCAGGCAGATGTGCCAGCAGCGCGTCAGTTCGAATGATAGACGTGGGAAAGAACAAGCGCTGCATGAATCTGCAGTTTGAGACGAATAGATAAaaaaatgctatataaatatagaccGTTTATGAGTCTGTTTAAAAGAATCAGTTTACCATTTAATCGTCTCTAAATAAAACCACTTTTGCACTCCGATTGACACAAGTTGAAATAGTCAGACGTTGCGTCACAGAAACGCTGCAGAAATCTTGTTTCACATGAAAACAGATGTCTCATTTGTTTAGTTTGACCTCACAAGAATGATGTCGTCCACAGGCTGTTTCCAGGATGGGAGGACTGTGGAGGAAGCTGTTCACTGTTTGGGTCAACGTCGGGGGTTTACACGCCGGCGTCTACCTTCTCCAGCGGACGGGGGCCGTGTTTGGCCAAACCCCCGAGGACGTCTATGAATCACGAGGGACAGTTAATACACAGGTGGACGAGAAGCAAGAAAAGGAGCGCTCTTAAAAGTTTATCTGAGGCCGTGTATGATtgtcaatgttttgtttttgaagccaCCGCTCGTCGTTCAGGTCGTCTGTTGTTGCAGGTTTGGTTTATAACATTTTGTATTTCACGTCTGGTGTAATGTGACAAACGGCTACTCAAGAAGACGGAAGCCTCGTGTTGGGCAGCAGTTTACTGGTTCTCATACTGAAGTTTTCATTTCAAGCCTCAGGTCTGCCGTGATCTCTTTACAGGAAGTGCACTTTGTGCCATTTGTTGTGATTAATAAAGATTCTAACAAAGTGTCTGTGTAAAAGTTCATTTGGTCGCCGTGTGAGCGTGACGCACTAACGTCGCAATGCCGAGAAGACAAAGGAGTACGTTTCCATCTATTTGAAAGGAAAGTAGGTGAAAGTGgcccagtgtgagtgtgttcttTATCTTCATGTTTTTGATGCCTGTCATGCTTTTGTCTTTCACACCTTCATATTTGCCGTGCAACCATTTCAGACCCTGGAGACGAAATATCATCTGTCAAAACAGaaatactgtacgtgtgtgtatataaatatcaCTGACTCAATCCAAGTGTCATATTTATGTCAACTCTTGCAGGCAGGAGTATTTTGAACTTCCCGTAGCTTTAATGAGAATAAGCCAGACACAcccaacaccacacacacacacacacacacacacacacagggtatttccaagcaggaaaaaaaaaagtgcagacaGACATGCTTCCCATCACAACAAACCCGTCAATTACTAAAATACTAGACACAAACTATTATCATTGAGCCAAATTGTCTTCTTTCTGAAGTGTGacttttagagctgaaacaattactgaAGCTttgttcatgattaaaacaagatttctgactgtttcagcttcttaaataagaacatgttctttgtttctttgctccatataaacagaaattatttaaaactgaatcattttggtttgtggacaaaacgaggcaatcgagaaaatcatcatttccaggtttcctgacattttatggacgaaGTGATGactcaagaaaataatcgacagattagtcgattacgaaaataatcattagttgcagccctagtgtcTTTTTTGAGCCAGTTTTGTAATGTTAATGTTCTGTGTTTATCCcattcaaatattattattattattatttgaaaatatgaatcataaaaacatatgatttaaaataagagtaatttatttgtttattaatggAACTCTCTTCCAGGTTATGAGTGCTTATTGACCCCAGTATCTGTAGGTTTGTACAAATTATTTCCAATTTTAATGAGAGCAAAAAAACTGGACCAGATTATTACAAAACGTGGCACGGGGGCACTTTAGAAACAAGTTTTGTTTCGGTATCTTAACATGAGTGAAATactaaacttttatttatattaatgtaCAAAGAAAGGagcaaatgataaaaaaaaaaagtcaacttgAGTTAATGTGTTAAAGCgagcacaagaaaaaaatgctATATTTGATCTCATATTACTTTTATGAGGCAACATAATGTTACTCATGAAACAACAGGGAAACTACAGACGACTGAAATTAGTGTAAAAGGTGCGAGGTGCGACCTGTAAACAATCACGTACTTACATCACGAAATCACGGAGCGGAGCTGCGAGCGTGTCGTCGTCCTCTCccggaggagggagggaaggagggagggagggagggaagccTTTAAAAGTCTTGCGAGAGCCGAGTGGAGACAACACACACTAGTCTGCGGAGCCGGAGAGAAGCCACGCGAGATGATCTGGACCGTTTTTCTGCTCGTGCACGCCGTCCTGCTTTATttcatcctcacacacagaaCCAGGTacgtgaccacacacacacacattcaagtcTTACCGCTTTAatcagctcctcagaaatgactttctgcctcattagaaccaggttttggtctctatgtgGACTACTGTGGTTATAAAcagtgtttatgtttgaaaaagtgcgcacgcgcgcacacacacacacacactttagcaTTAAATAGTCAGCACTTTTATGCTAGGCACGCTGACACTTAAAAAACGCACTTTAAACTTTCtaagtaacatgtttttatattaaatatttattatgtGTGATTTATTATCAGTCTTTACTGCTGTCAGTGTGTCACGTGTTAAGTTATTTTACATTAAGGTTTTGTGTTACCATCGATCAGACACTGGCTATAGTCTTATTATATTTACATGAACAAATGTccctattttaaataaataaatacaaacaacaacacacacatacactgtagtGTTTAGTTACAGTTTTtaaactttcttcttctttgtgtttgtgttacagttAAATGTGTGTAATTCAAATCCGTGTCAAATCTGTATACTGAATTCATCAggagtaacaataataatagcagCAGCTAATAATAGGTTAGTAAATGGAAGGTGCACGTTTTATATCACCACACCTGAGTGAACCTATTTTACTTTAGTCAGTTTGGTGTCCTGCAGTCTGAGGAGGAATGTGGTCCAACGAGAACAGTGTGTCTTTCTCTCCGTGTGGACACTTTGAAATTAGCCTACTTTTGA
Coding sequences within:
- the thumpd3 gene encoding THUMP domain-containing protein 3; the protein is MLSSCGDEEAKQGTETAESPQCPCTDATSADIITVTIGATVPTGFEPTAAEEVKEKIGVDARISKDRGRIYFPISTDKLFQVHHLKSVDNLFVVVEEYDHYQFKESKEEALSEFQQLASKLPWTNALEVWKLNGALKKKKGHRKGGSGAKVKSNRETSDAATASTEQQELPEAVSLAEGQITSDGSPDVESGTQEEATPEATPKAKLIKFRVTCNRAGDKHSFSSNEAARDFGGAVQDFFQWKADMTKFDIEVLLNIHNEEVVIGIALTEESLHRRNISHFGPTTLRSTLCYGMLRLCNPQPADVIVDPMCGTGAIPLEGAIEFNSAFYIAGDNNDMAVKRTVNNVCHIQKRRAEKGSVSALPIDTVQWDLCSLPIRTSSVDIIITDMPFGKRIGSRKKNWDLYPSCLREMARVCRPGSGKAVLLTQDKKCFAKAVSRMGGLWRKLFTVWVNVGGLHAGVYLLQRTGAVFGQTPEDVYESRGTVNTQVDEKQEKERS